A segment of the Bacillus sp. es.034 genome:
TTCTCCTTCCGATTATCCGGGAAGCAACCACATTGGAATGGGTGGCACTCTTTGATAGTTTCTACCGATCCGGGTCTCTGGTCTTTGGTGGGGGCCATGTTGTATTACCTCTGTTGGAACGTGAATTTGTCCCGACAGGTTGGCTGACCGAAGAACAGTTCCTTGCAGGGTATGGTGCAGCCCAGGCAGTTCCGGGTCCCCTTTTTACGTTTGCAGCATATATTGGAGCTGTCGTAAACGGATGGAAAGGTGGACTGCTAGCGACGGTTGCCATTTTCCTTCCTGCATTCCTGTTGATTACAGGGGCTTTGCCGTTCTGGGATTCCCTTAGGCAGAATCCAAAGATAAAAGGCGCGTTGATGGGGGTGAATGCAGCAGTCGTAGGAATTCTGATTGCGGCTTTCTATCACCCGATCTGGACATCATCGATCCTTGCTCCTGTGGATTTTGCATTGGCGTCTATTCTGTTCAGTATGCTTGTGTTCTGGAAGCTGCCACCTTGGATGGTAGTAATTGCAGGGGCACTTGGAGGGCTTGTAATCAGGATGATGTAGTAGGATAAAGAAATACAGAAATGAGCCAGGCGATGATCGCCTGGCTCATTTCTGTATTATTAATATTAGAGAAAACTTATCTTCTTATAAACCGGTACGCCAGATATGCAATATACAATGGGGTTGCAATGTAAATTAAATAAGGAAATTCTTCATATGTCCCTTTGAAGATCACATACAATAATGCCCCGATAAAGATTGTTACGATCGTCCCATACTTAGGTAACGGAACTTCTTTCAGGCTCGGTATCCTGATCCTGCTCACCATCAGAAAGCACATCGCTGTAAAAATGACCGTCGTCACGATATTCGGAATCCAGTTACCGAACAAAGTAAGAATGGCCAGGATCCCTCCGGCAGCCGTTATAGGGACGCCGACAAAATAATGCAGGGATGATTTCGGCGGACTTGTGTTGAATCGTGCAAGACGGTATGCACCGAATAAAGGGAATAAACCTGCCACTATGAACCCTAATAATCCGAATTGGAAGAAGTATGTATAGTACACAAGGAATGATGGTGCGACCCCGAAGGTCACGATGTCCGCCAATGAATCCAATTCCTTCCCGAGAACACTGTCTGCATTGAGCATTCTTGCAAGTCTCCCGTCCATACTGTCGAGCATCATGCCAATGATGATTAAAACTGCTGCATTTTTAAATTGTCCATTTGCCGCAAATCCGATGGATAAGAATCC
Coding sequences within it:
- the pssA gene encoding CDP-diacylglycerol--serine O-phosphatidyltransferase; translated protein: MKLTKKIPNMVTLGNLYCGFLSIGFAANGQFKNAAVLIIIGMMLDSMDGRLARMLNADSVLGKELDSLADIVTFGVAPSFLVYYTYFFQFGLLGFIVAGLFPLFGAYRLARFNTSPPKSSLHYFVGVPITAAGGILAILTLFGNWIPNIVTTVIFTAMCFLMVSRIRIPSLKEVPLPKYGTIVTIFIGALLYVIFKGTYEEFPYLIYIATPLYIAYLAYRFIRR